In a genomic window of Pseudoalteromonas xiamenensis:
- the efp gene encoding elongation factor P produces the protein MKTAQELRAGNVISFNNEPMIVLKTEFNKSGRNAAVVKMKLKGLLNNSGTETVLKADEKVDTIILDRKECTYSYFADPMYVFMDEEYNQYDVEKENLGDAVMYIVDGMEDKCEVTFYNEKAISVELPTIVVRKVEYAEPAARGDTSGKVTKPARLNTGYEMHVPAFVEIGDSIEIDTRTNEFRKRVL, from the coding sequence CGAGCCAATGATCGTATTGAAAACTGAATTTAACAAATCTGGCCGTAACGCTGCGGTTGTTAAAATGAAGTTGAAAGGTCTATTAAATAACAGTGGTACTGAGACAGTTCTTAAAGCGGATGAGAAAGTAGACACTATCATTCTTGATCGTAAAGAATGTACATACTCTTATTTTGCTGATCCTATGTACGTATTTATGGATGAAGAATACAACCAATACGACGTAGAAAAAGAGAACCTAGGCGATGCAGTTATGTACATCGTTGACGGTATGGAAGATAAATGTGAAGTAACTTTCTACAACGAAAAAGCAATCTCTGTTGAGCTGCCTACAATTGTTGTTCGTAAAGTTGAGTACGCAGAACCAGCAGCACGTGGTGACACGTCAGGTAAAGTTACTAAACCAGCTCGTCTTAACACAGGCTACGAGATGCATGTACCTGCATTCGTTGAAATCGGTGATTCAATCGAAATCGACACTCGTACAAACGAGTTCCGTAAGCGCGTACTTTAA